Proteins co-encoded in one Listeria ivanovii subsp. ivanovii genomic window:
- the addB gene encoding helicase-exonuclease AddAB subunit AddB produces MTLQIIAGRSGTGKTTHLMNEVGAKIKQNSKTYIFIVPDQMTFQMETHFLKKGKLAGMMGTQIFSFSRLAWKILQETGGLSKTFLSKTGIEMVIRKAALDKKEELKVFSRATSRKGFYTELANLFKEMKQEEISINDLEESARTLPTSVTNKVHDISLIYQKYEELLTGKFLENEDYLRLLAEKITESDYLNDTEIIIDGFNSFSKQELTVIERLMQKCDKVTVSLTLNVPNIREGLEEYSMFKASTETYLALLEIAKLNNIDVGEDKLLTENKRAKTVSLEFLTNTWGQNKFAAFEGEATNLSIHQANNRRAEIEGIAREIRKLTLNGYSYKDIAILTRNLGDYDVLVETVMEAYDIPIFIDKKRAMAKHPFIEFIRSSLDAIQFNWKYEPIFQAVKTEFFFDITEEAADMRRKSDILENYVLENGIQNKWKWEKEGDWIYRKIRGLSTNVLPQTDEELSTQNIINEMRNRIVIPLSTLEMNLTRASTGQEFALALYHYIEQVQAVEHLESWRRVAEDNGYLELAREHEQAWNSISALLDEFVEVLGEESLDLTSFIEIVMTGLDALEFSLLPPALDQVVLSDMENAKLLNMKVIFAIGMNDGVMPLRQKDKGILSDQDRDFLREQNSNLKASAKNNIGEEDLLAYKIVSLPSDKLFLSYPAADEEGKVLTESNYLRKIKGQFKNLSEAVYLTDPSLLNDEEQSSYIRSKQAVLGLLTSQLQMYKRGYPVSNVWWDAYNSYFDDKKESKTAKQVLSSLYYENKTAPLQEATAKGLFGENIHASVSRMEKFFSCEFQHFAQYGLKLEERAHFQLQAVDMGEIFHAAMEWISAELKRNNMDWGSLNVEECKHLAKIAMTFLAPKIQHEILLSSKRMEYIQYKLLQIITRATTVLNEQAKSSAFRPVGLEVDFGLKGDIPPLKIPLQSNSELLLQGRIDRIDVAEQDNRTFLRIIDYKSSSHDLALTEVYYGLALQMLTYLDIVVMNAQKMLGKDAEPAGVLYFHMHNQFVQSDKELTEDQLAKEVQKSSKMKGLILSDPVAVSLMDTTLEKGKSSTIIPAEIKQNGELSARSRTATRNEFDKMRQFVRNKYQEAGNKILDGAVSINPYKLKERTPCQFCGFRSFCSFDPSLTSNQYRHLTNEKTETILTKMDIEGGTQ; encoded by the coding sequence ATGACACTTCAAATAATTGCTGGAAGGTCAGGAACAGGCAAAACAACACATCTAATGAATGAAGTAGGGGCAAAAATTAAACAAAATTCAAAAACGTATATCTTTATTGTTCCAGATCAAATGACTTTTCAAATGGAAACTCATTTTTTGAAAAAGGGAAAACTTGCAGGGATGATGGGAACACAAATTTTTAGTTTTAGTAGGCTTGCCTGGAAGATACTTCAGGAAACGGGCGGATTATCTAAAACATTCCTAAGTAAAACAGGCATTGAAATGGTTATCCGAAAGGCAGCTTTAGACAAAAAAGAAGAATTGAAAGTTTTTTCCAGAGCTACTTCTAGAAAAGGCTTTTATACAGAGCTTGCCAATTTATTTAAAGAAATGAAACAAGAAGAGATTTCAATTAATGATTTAGAGGAAAGCGCCAGAACGTTACCGACAAGCGTAACTAATAAAGTGCATGATATTTCATTGATTTATCAAAAATATGAAGAGTTGTTGACGGGTAAATTTCTTGAAAATGAGGATTATTTAAGGCTTTTAGCTGAAAAAATTACTGAGAGTGATTATCTAAATGACACAGAAATAATTATTGATGGATTTAATTCTTTTTCTAAGCAAGAATTAACTGTGATAGAAAGATTAATGCAAAAATGCGATAAAGTGACTGTTTCACTTACATTGAATGTCCCTAACATTCGAGAAGGATTAGAAGAATATAGCATGTTTAAAGCGAGCACAGAAACATATCTTGCTTTATTAGAAATAGCTAAATTAAATAATATTGATGTAGGAGAAGATAAGTTACTAACTGAAAATAAACGAGCGAAAACAGTATCGTTAGAGTTTTTAACTAATACTTGGGGACAAAATAAATTCGCAGCTTTTGAAGGGGAAGCAACGAATTTAAGCATTCATCAAGCTAATAATAGACGTGCTGAAATAGAAGGGATTGCCCGCGAAATTCGAAAGCTTACTTTAAATGGTTATAGCTATAAAGATATTGCTATTTTAACAAGAAATCTAGGGGACTATGATGTCTTAGTTGAAACAGTAATGGAAGCCTATGATATTCCTATATTTATAGATAAGAAGCGAGCGATGGCTAAACATCCATTTATTGAGTTTATCCGCTCAAGCTTAGATGCAATTCAATTTAATTGGAAATATGAACCAATTTTTCAAGCTGTTAAAACAGAGTTCTTTTTTGATATTACGGAAGAGGCAGCAGATATGCGCCGTAAATCAGATATTCTGGAAAACTATGTACTTGAAAATGGAATTCAAAATAAATGGAAGTGGGAGAAAGAAGGTGACTGGATTTATCGGAAAATCCGAGGCCTCTCTACCAATGTTTTACCTCAAACAGATGAAGAGTTAAGTACACAAAACATTATTAATGAAATGCGGAATCGTATTGTAATACCACTTTCAACATTAGAAATGAATTTAACTAGAGCAAGTACAGGACAAGAATTTGCGCTAGCCTTATACCATTATATTGAGCAAGTCCAAGCAGTGGAGCATTTAGAATCTTGGAGAAGGGTAGCGGAAGACAATGGCTATCTGGAACTAGCACGTGAACATGAGCAAGCTTGGAATTCTATTTCAGCACTTTTGGATGAATTTGTTGAAGTTTTGGGAGAAGAATCGCTAGACTTAACTAGCTTTATAGAAATAGTTATGACTGGCCTGGATGCACTAGAGTTTTCTCTATTACCACCAGCATTAGATCAAGTCGTTTTATCCGATATGGAAAATGCCAAGTTATTAAATATGAAAGTTATTTTTGCGATTGGAATGAATGATGGCGTGATGCCACTGCGTCAAAAAGACAAAGGAATCTTATCAGATCAAGACCGGGACTTTTTACGGGAACAAAATAGTAATTTAAAAGCATCCGCTAAAAATAATATTGGGGAAGAAGATCTATTAGCTTATAAAATAGTTAGTTTGCCAAGTGATAAGCTGTTTCTTAGCTATCCAGCTGCAGATGAGGAAGGAAAAGTATTAACCGAATCAAACTACCTTCGCAAAATAAAAGGACAATTTAAAAACTTGAGTGAAGCAGTTTATTTAACAGACCCAAGTTTATTAAATGATGAAGAACAAAGTAGCTATATTCGCTCGAAACAGGCTGTATTAGGGTTACTCACGAGCCAATTACAGATGTATAAACGTGGTTATCCTGTATCAAATGTGTGGTGGGATGCATATAATAGTTACTTTGATGATAAGAAAGAATCTAAAACGGCGAAACAAGTATTATCTAGCCTATATTATGAAAATAAAACAGCGCCTTTACAAGAAGCAACAGCGAAAGGCTTATTTGGTGAAAATATCCATGCAAGTGTTTCTAGAATGGAGAAGTTTTTCAGTTGTGAATTCCAGCACTTTGCTCAATATGGTTTGAAATTAGAAGAAAGAGCACATTTCCAACTCCAAGCAGTAGATATGGGAGAAATCTTTCATGCGGCGATGGAATGGATTTCAGCAGAGTTGAAACGCAATAATATGGACTGGGGAAGCTTAAATGTAGAAGAATGTAAGCACTTAGCAAAGATTGCAATGACATTTCTAGCACCTAAAATCCAACATGAAATTTTACTAAGCTCTAAGCGAATGGAATATATTCAATATAAATTACTCCAAATAATTACAAGAGCGACAACGGTTTTAAATGAACAAGCAAAAAGTAGTGCCTTTAGACCAGTAGGATTAGAAGTGGATTTTGGGTTAAAAGGTGATATTCCACCATTGAAAATACCATTACAATCAAATAGTGAGTTACTTTTACAAGGAAGAATTGATAGAATTGATGTTGCAGAGCAGGATAATCGCACTTTCCTACGTATTATTGATTACAAATCTAGCTCACATGATTTGGCGCTTACAGAGGTTTATTATGGACTAGCGCTTCAGATGTTAACATATTTAGATATTGTTGTAATGAACGCGCAGAAAATGCTTGGGAAAGACGCGGAACCAGCAGGAGTACTTTATTTCCATATGCATAACCAGTTTGTTCAATCTGATAAAGAATTAACGGAGGATCAGCTTGCTAAAGAAGTACAGAAAAGTTCTAAAATGAAAGGATTGATTCTTTCTGACCCAGTTGCTGTTTCCTTAATGGATACAACACTTGAAAAAGGAAAATCATCGACTATCATCCCAGCTGAAATCAAGCAAAATGGAGAACTCAGTGCTAGATCAAGAACGGCGACAAGAAACGAGTTTGACAAAATGCGTCAATTTGTACGTAATAAATATCAAGAAGCTGGAAATAAAATTCTCGATGGTGCAGTTTCGATAAATCCGTACAAATTAAAAGAAAGAACTCCATGTCAATTTTGTGGATTTCGTTCATTTTGTAGTTTTGATCCATCATTGACGAGTAATCAATATAGACATTTAACAAATGAAAAAACAGAAACGATATTAACAAAAATGGATATAGAAGGAGGAACGCAGTAG
- a CDS encoding IDEAL domain-containing protein: MGIYKSLDFRKVVFSNCFLFFLRILQFLIVINTSEGVVVVEMRDFSNSLMNQVGVLKGEKELTNVFIEYFLTMLLEERKLEQLRAEIDEALDNRDKAKFIQLTEKMNKIQQEMLAFE; this comes from the coding sequence ATGGGAATTTACAAGTCATTAGATTTTCGTAAAGTTGTATTTTCTAACTGTTTTCTGTTTTTTCTTAGGATATTACAGTTTTTAATTGTAATAAATACGAGTGAAGGAGTGGTAGTCGTGGAAATGCGTGATTTTTCTAATTCATTGATGAATCAGGTGGGCGTCCTTAAAGGAGAAAAAGAATTAACAAATGTTTTTATCGAATACTTCCTGACGATGCTCCTAGAAGAGAGAAAATTAGAACAACTTAGAGCTGAAATTGATGAGGCTCTCGATAATAGGGACAAAGCGAAATTCATCCAACTAACAGAAAAAATGAATAAAATCCAACAGGAAATGCTGGCTTTTGAGTAG
- a CDS encoding competence protein ComK: MKKEPISTQFYEVNPHTMIIFPKKSGSIVYSEIYEVDSQYTSKFTPFELIKTSCNFFGSSYDGRKEGTKHLIGVTHKPPIIIDPVTSTYAFPTAAPSTSECIWIFPQHIKEYQTVGYNHTLIRFSNQQTFEIDMSLASFNNQIARTSMLHMKFSQKMRMMESNFPSMNMFFPPATLAAETRRYYNTMILENDDPTNSDKSKS, encoded by the coding sequence ATGAAAAAAGAACCAATTAGTACTCAGTTTTATGAAGTAAACCCGCACACGATGATTATTTTCCCGAAAAAGTCAGGAAGTATAGTCTATTCAGAAATTTATGAAGTTGATTCTCAGTATACTTCTAAATTTACCCCTTTTGAGTTAATTAAAACCAGCTGTAATTTTTTCGGTTCGAGCTATGATGGACGTAAGGAGGGCACTAAGCATCTGATTGGCGTTACCCATAAGCCACCTATCATTATCGATCCAGTCACGTCCACTTATGCATTTCCAACTGCAGCACCTAGTACATCAGAGTGCATTTGGATTTTCCCGCAGCACATTAAAGAATACCAAACAGTGGGATATAATCACACTTTAATCAGATTTTCTAATCAACAAACTTTTGAAATTGATATGTCTTTAGCCTCTTTTAATAATCAAATTGCTAGAACTTCCATGCTACATATGAAATTTTCTCAAAAAATGCGTATGATGGAGAGTAATTTCCCTTCAATGAATATGTTTTTCCCACCAGCCACACTTGCGGCTGAAACAAGACGTTATTATAATACAATGATTTTGGAAAATGATGATCCAACTAATTCAGACAAGTCCAAAAGTTAA
- a CDS encoding helix-turn-helix domain-containing protein codes for MEFGEKLIHLRKKNRLTQKQLAAKIGTTASTISKYENDNHRPPIFILAKLAEILGTTTDFLLDDVAGLREKNSVNAFPLIGNPELEKWYLELPYTYSEEELLMLKRIADAIENKK; via the coding sequence TTGGAATTTGGAGAAAAGTTAATTCATTTACGAAAGAAAAATAGATTAACCCAAAAGCAATTGGCAGCAAAAATTGGTACAACTGCATCAACCATTAGTAAATATGAAAACGATAACCACCGGCCGCCAATCTTTATTTTGGCTAAACTAGCAGAAATTCTTGGAACAACAACAGATTTCCTATTAGATGATGTAGCAGGGTTACGAGAAAAAAATTCAGTAAATGCCTTTCCTTTAATTGGTAATCCAGAACTAGAGAAATGGTATTTAGAATTACCATATACATATTCAGAAGAAGAATTATTAATGTTAAAACGAATTGCAGACGCGATTGAGAATAAAAAATAA
- a CDS encoding fructose-specific PTS transporter subunit EIIC, whose amino-acid sequence MRITDLLNKDVMIMSLKATTKEAAIDEMIASLKTKGKINDADLFKEEIMKREAQSSTGVGEGIAMPHAKTKAVNEPTVVFAKSENGLDYNSLDGQPAHLFFMIAATDGANATHLETLAALSRLLVHPAFVQSLKDAKTPEEVINLFNKEQEDTEETIVTPTSSVDTGKSVVAVTACPTGIAHTYMAAEKLQETANQLGVKIKVETNGSRGVENRLTDKEIAEADGVIIAADVQVDMPRFDGKHLIAKPVAAGIHKPEELINEAISGKAPVYKAEEGSEATSSSDGLSAGQQIYKHLMSGVSHMLPFVIGGGIAIAIAFMLDQLIGVPQDQLAKLGSYNEIPALLKQIGDVAFGFMLPVFAGYIAYSISDRPGLVAGFVAGGVASVGGAGFLGALVGGFLAGYAVELVKLALKKLPKTLDGIKVVLFYPVLSVLIVGLLMLLLNVPMSALNTWLNDFLNSLSGTNAVILGLLLGAMMAADLGGPINKAAYIFATGTLAASVATGGSAIMAATMAAGMVPPLATFVATLVFKNKFTAQERDAGLTNSILGASFITEGAIPFAAADPLRMIPSFIAGSAITGAIVMFLNIKVLAPHGGVFVIFLVSQPWFYIIAIVIGTLISAALIGFLRKNPTV is encoded by the coding sequence ATGAGAATTACGGATTTACTTAATAAAGATGTTATGATTATGTCTTTAAAAGCAACGACAAAAGAAGCGGCAATTGATGAAATGATTGCTTCCTTAAAAACCAAAGGGAAAATTAATGATGCGGACCTCTTTAAAGAAGAAATCATGAAACGTGAAGCTCAAAGTTCTACCGGTGTTGGTGAAGGAATTGCAATGCCTCACGCAAAAACAAAAGCAGTTAATGAACCTACCGTGGTTTTTGCGAAAAGTGAAAATGGATTAGATTACAATTCTTTAGACGGTCAACCAGCACACCTTTTCTTCATGATTGCAGCAACAGATGGTGCAAATGCAACCCACTTAGAAACATTAGCGGCACTTTCTAGATTGCTAGTTCACCCAGCTTTTGTTCAAAGCTTAAAAGATGCTAAAACACCTGAAGAAGTAATTAATCTTTTCAATAAAGAACAAGAAGACACAGAAGAAACGATTGTTACTCCAACTTCAAGTGTAGATACTGGTAAATCAGTTGTGGCTGTTACTGCTTGTCCGACTGGGATTGCACATACGTATATGGCGGCAGAGAAATTACAAGAAACAGCTAACCAGTTAGGCGTGAAAATCAAGGTAGAAACAAATGGTTCAAGAGGTGTAGAGAACCGATTGACTGATAAAGAAATCGCTGAAGCAGATGGTGTTATTATCGCGGCAGATGTACAAGTTGATATGCCTCGCTTTGATGGAAAACATCTTATTGCTAAACCAGTCGCTGCAGGAATCCACAAACCAGAAGAGCTAATAAACGAGGCGATTTCAGGAAAAGCACCTGTTTATAAAGCAGAAGAAGGTAGTGAAGCAACTAGTAGTTCAGATGGTCTTTCAGCTGGACAACAAATTTATAAACATTTAATGAGCGGTGTTTCGCATATGCTTCCGTTTGTTATTGGAGGCGGTATTGCCATTGCGATTGCTTTCATGTTAGACCAATTAATCGGAGTACCACAAGATCAGCTTGCTAAATTAGGCTCGTATAATGAAATCCCAGCATTGTTAAAACAAATTGGTGATGTGGCATTCGGATTTATGCTTCCAGTGTTTGCAGGTTATATTGCCTATAGTATATCGGATAGACCAGGACTTGTAGCTGGGTTTGTAGCTGGTGGGGTTGCTTCTGTTGGTGGAGCAGGATTTCTTGGCGCATTAGTAGGAGGTTTCTTAGCAGGTTATGCCGTTGAATTAGTAAAGTTAGCACTGAAAAAATTACCGAAAACGTTAGATGGAATCAAAGTAGTACTATTTTATCCGGTTTTATCCGTACTAATAGTCGGGCTGTTAATGTTGCTATTGAATGTACCAATGAGTGCCCTAAATACTTGGTTAAATGATTTCTTAAATAGTTTAAGTGGTACAAATGCAGTTATTCTTGGATTGTTACTAGGTGCAATGATGGCGGCAGATTTAGGTGGCCCGATTAATAAGGCAGCTTATATCTTTGCCACAGGAACCTTAGCAGCAAGTGTGGCAACAGGTGGGAGTGCTATTATGGCAGCTACAATGGCAGCAGGAATGGTTCCGCCACTTGCAACATTTGTCGCAACACTTGTTTTTAAAAATAAATTTACAGCACAAGAACGTGATGCAGGATTGACAAATTCTATTCTAGGAGCGTCATTTATCACAGAAGGCGCAATTCCTTTTGCGGCAGCAGATCCACTCCGGATGATTCCAAGTTTTATCGCCGGCAGTGCAATCACAGGTGCAATCGTTATGTTCCTGAATATTAAAGTATTAGCACCTCATGGGGGGGTATTCGTTATCTTCTTAGTATCTCAACCATGGTTCTATATTATTGCTATTGTTATCGGAACATTAATCAGTGCAGCATTAATTGGCTTTTTGCGCAAGAACCCAACTGTATAA
- the pfkB gene encoding 1-phosphofructokinase, whose amino-acid sequence MIYTITLNPSIDYIVQIDQLNLGELNRMKQDYKLPGGKGINVSRVLNQLNVPNLATGFLGGFTGGFIKDWLKNEGVKTGFVTVQDDTRINIKLKHGEETEINGLGPTISEKEINEFFAVMDKVTANDVVILSGSVPPSLGNNFYNKIIRICKKKQAEFMIDTTGQELLNALPNMPILIKPNHHELAELFDVQLNSVEELIPYGKKCLELGAQHVIVSMAGDGALFFTGEDVYFAEALKGELKNSVGAGDSMIAGFIGAFDKTRDPLKAFEAGVATGGATAFSTDLAQAELINKLLPQVNITKITGRN is encoded by the coding sequence ATGATTTATACAATTACTTTAAACCCATCTATTGATTATATTGTACAAATCGACCAGCTAAATCTTGGTGAATTAAATCGCATGAAACAAGATTATAAATTACCTGGTGGCAAAGGCATCAATGTAAGTCGTGTTCTAAATCAATTAAATGTGCCAAATCTTGCTACAGGGTTTTTAGGTGGATTTACTGGTGGATTTATTAAAGATTGGCTTAAAAATGAAGGCGTGAAAACTGGTTTTGTTACAGTGCAAGATGATACTCGCATAAATATTAAGTTAAAGCATGGTGAAGAAACGGAAATCAATGGCTTGGGTCCAACAATTTCAGAAAAAGAAATTAATGAATTTTTTGCTGTAATGGATAAAGTAACTGCAAACGATGTTGTTATCTTATCAGGTAGCGTTCCACCTTCACTAGGAAATAATTTCTATAATAAAATAATCCGAATTTGTAAAAAAAAACAAGCTGAATTTATGATTGATACAACAGGACAAGAATTACTAAATGCACTCCCAAACATGCCTATCTTAATTAAACCTAACCATCATGAATTAGCCGAATTATTTGATGTTCAGTTGAATAGTGTAGAGGAACTTATCCCATACGGAAAAAAATGCTTGGAGTTAGGCGCACAACATGTCATTGTATCTATGGCTGGTGACGGAGCACTTTTCTTTACTGGCGAAGATGTCTATTTCGCAGAAGCTTTAAAAGGAGAACTCAAAAACTCAGTTGGAGCAGGTGACTCGATGATTGCTGGATTTATTGGGGCTTTTGATAAAACAAGAGATCCATTGAAAGCATTTGAGGCAGGCGTTGCAACTGGTGGAGCTACAGCATTCTCAACAGATTTAGCCCAAGCTGAATTAATCAATAAATTATTACCGCAAGTAAATATAACTAAAATAACAGGGAGGAACTAA
- a CDS encoding DeoR/GlpR family DNA-binding transcription regulator, whose protein sequence is MLNAERKQLIMERIEQFGVIKLQELVEELNTSESTIRRDLIELEEQGLIERVHGGAKLITSHNQEPSMNEKSFKNIQSKKEIAAYCASLVEENDCIYLDAGSTTLELIKHLANRKITVVTNGLTHIEELVHQNIDAYLLGGKMKVHTKAIIGAVALDNIQNYHFDKAFIGTNAMHPEHGYTTPDMEEAFVKRAAKERANRVFVVADHTKFAEVKFSKMFSLEEATIVTDYIPSEVKESFIQKTKIIEVEK, encoded by the coding sequence ATGTTAAATGCAGAGCGAAAACAACTTATTATGGAACGAATTGAGCAATTTGGTGTCATTAAATTACAAGAGCTAGTAGAAGAATTAAATACATCTGAATCAACTATTCGTCGTGATTTAATCGAATTAGAAGAGCAAGGACTAATCGAACGTGTACACGGTGGGGCCAAGCTTATTACCTCACATAACCAAGAACCAAGTATGAATGAAAAATCATTCAAAAACATTCAAAGTAAGAAAGAAATTGCTGCATATTGTGCTAGTCTAGTAGAAGAAAATGATTGCATTTATTTAGATGCAGGATCAACTACATTAGAGTTAATTAAACATTTAGCAAATCGAAAAATTACTGTAGTCACCAATGGTTTAACACATATTGAAGAATTAGTTCATCAAAATATTGATGCTTATCTTTTAGGGGGCAAAATGAAAGTGCATACAAAAGCAATTATTGGTGCAGTTGCCTTAGATAACATTCAAAACTATCATTTTGATAAAGCATTTATTGGTACTAATGCCATGCATCCGGAACATGGCTATACTACACCTGATATGGAAGAAGCCTTTGTAAAACGTGCTGCAAAAGAACGAGCTAATCGAGTGTTTGTTGTAGCAGATCATACTAAGTTTGCAGAAGTTAAATTTTCTAAAATGTTCTCTTTAGAAGAAGCAACAATTGTGACAGACTATATTCCTTCAGAAGTAAAAGAATCCTTTATCCAAAAAACTAAAATAATCGAGGTAGAAAAATGA
- the pepC gene encoding aminopeptidase C: MSTELTFDQLNSFSKKWRENPDNMVIQASIMKNGIKAATENPVAKVKVQPIFSHEVTTDKVSNQQQSGRCWMFAALNTFRHKLNGTLGLKDFELSQNYTNFWDKLEKANYFLENIIETAQEDEDSRLVSWLLDTPQQDGGQWDMLVSIIEKYGIVPKSAMPETFQSSKSADLNHLLNERLRTDAVILRKAVKNKVSVTQLKEEMLAEIYQLLVMSLGEPPKTFDFEYRNKDNEFKQALQISPTDFFKRYIDIDLRDYVPLINAPTKDKPFNQVFTVDYLGNIVGGAPIRYLNVEMDVLKKAAAKQIQNGETVWFGCDVGQLSERTSGIMDTNIFLLNQAFGFKTTMTKAERLDYKHSMLTHAMVLTGVNVVDGEVNRWKVENSWGEAIGNKGYFVASDAWMDEFTFQVVVRKKYLSDELLNAFKQEPITLKPWDPMGSLAFK, encoded by the coding sequence ATGAGTACAGAATTAACATTCGATCAATTAAATAGTTTTTCCAAAAAATGGCGTGAAAATCCGGATAATATGGTAATTCAAGCTAGTATTATGAAAAATGGGATTAAAGCAGCCACAGAAAACCCTGTAGCTAAAGTGAAAGTTCAACCTATTTTTTCTCATGAAGTGACAACAGATAAGGTTTCTAACCAACAGCAAAGTGGACGGTGTTGGATGTTTGCAGCACTAAATACATTCCGTCATAAATTGAACGGAACACTTGGTTTGAAGGATTTTGAGTTATCTCAGAATTATACTAATTTTTGGGATAAGTTGGAGAAGGCAAATTATTTTTTAGAGAATATCATTGAAACCGCACAGGAGGATGAAGATAGTCGTCTCGTTTCATGGTTGCTTGATACTCCACAACAAGATGGTGGTCAGTGGGATATGTTAGTTTCGATTATTGAAAAATACGGGATTGTTCCAAAATCAGCTATGCCAGAAACTTTTCAAAGTAGTAAGTCCGCTGATTTAAATCATTTATTAAACGAACGTCTTCGTACAGATGCAGTTATTCTAAGAAAAGCTGTTAAGAATAAAGTTTCTGTCACACAATTAAAAGAGGAAATGCTTGCAGAAATTTATCAACTTTTAGTGATGTCGCTTGGTGAACCGCCAAAAACGTTTGATTTTGAATACCGTAATAAAGATAATGAGTTTAAACAAGCGTTACAAATTTCACCGACAGATTTTTTCAAACGGTATATTGATATCGACTTGAGAGATTATGTTCCACTTATTAATGCTCCAACAAAAGACAAACCGTTTAATCAAGTTTTCACGGTGGATTATCTAGGCAACATTGTTGGTGGTGCCCCGATTAGATACTTAAATGTTGAAATGGATGTTTTGAAAAAAGCTGCTGCAAAACAAATACAGAATGGCGAAACTGTTTGGTTTGGTTGTGATGTCGGTCAACTTTCAGAACGCACTAGTGGCATTATGGATACAAACATTTTCTTGTTGAATCAAGCTTTTGGCTTTAAAACTACCATGACTAAAGCGGAACGGCTAGACTACAAACATAGTATGTTAACACATGCGATGGTACTAACAGGAGTAAATGTTGTGGACGGAGAAGTAAACCGTTGGAAAGTAGAAAACAGTTGGGGAGAAGCTATTGGCAATAAAGGTTATTTTGTTGCCAGTGACGCGTGGATGGATGAATTTACGTTCCAGGTTGTTGTGCGGAAAAAATATCTATCTGATGAGTTACTAAATGCATTTAAACAAGAACCTATTACCTTGAAACCTTGGGATCCAATGGGCTCGCTTGCTTTTAAATAG
- a CDS encoding DUF523 domain-containing protein: MIAVSACLAGIACRYDGQDKEIKQLVESGEGIPFCPEVIGGLSTPRNPAEIVGGDGRDVWCGRAKVIDSEGNNVTEEYKRGATLTLTKMKELKITKIIMKENSPSCGSCTIYDGTFSGKTKDGTGVAAALFIANGIEVISEFTI, encoded by the coding sequence ATGATTGCAGTAAGCGCATGTCTTGCCGGAATTGCATGCAGATACGATGGACAAGATAAAGAAATAAAGCAGTTGGTTGAAAGTGGAGAAGGAATTCCTTTTTGTCCAGAGGTTATTGGAGGACTTTCAACTCCAAGAAATCCTGCTGAAATAGTGGGTGGAGATGGTAGAGATGTCTGGTGCGGTCGTGCAAAAGTGATTGATAGCGAGGGGAATAATGTTACTGAAGAATACAAGCGAGGTGCTACACTCACCTTAACTAAAATGAAAGAACTTAAAATTACCAAAATAATCATGAAAGAAAACAGCCCATCTTGTGGTAGCTGTACTATTTACGACGGCACCTTCTCCGGAAAAACAAAAGATGGTACCGGCGTAGCAGCAGCTCTTTTTATAGCCAATGGAATCGAAGTTATTTCAGAATTTACTATTTAA